One genomic segment of uncultured Desulfobacter sp. includes these proteins:
- a CDS encoding PKD domain-containing protein has translation MKGNSTTAKAIGLMMIVLFLLSSTGFLSAKEQKMYKTGLPELTEEELQWQNKHMRKVKKVRLNKIGLERVNKRRAKKGKRKIKKGETDVPAVGNELEVVTGAAASVDNSTDLPSADYPEYVDNSQLKYFPPIRSQGSLNSCGVFSGTYYTMTHMYAMANNLDAKTGGNAVRLSPKWTYNMVNGGGNNGTWYYWAYEIGQKHGSATWEEFPYDSNYKAWNLDPDTWESALYRRFDQYGYVLNTHQDTGIDQVKQMLVNGYILNIPTYIYSWVYQTIGDDPSTSEDDAFVGKKCVSWVNGRSGYHAMTVVGYNDNIWVDINGNNVVDSGEKGAFRIANSWGTGWGESGFAWMSYDALKNPSAVSGGPSTNRIYGWYPSRAHWITAKTGYQPKVIGKFKLNHAKRDHIRMTLGTSNINQSTPSSVWVPEMIYNQGGAYGFDGTTNAVDGTFVFDFTDLMPSGGGLATWYLGVQDDTAGSEATLGTFTLIDVASGNTLIESLEVPQTVDGDQVYAGIDYDPSGENLPPTAFADASVSSGLAKLDVSFDGSSSYDNDGTIDSFSWDFGDGASQSGAQTTHRYDQPGTYTATLTVTDNSGATDTDSVTIAVEGRVYVSDIQAVLVVDETGQKAQVSVEILDHNQNPVFGAQVAGSWSGGLIAGNVSGTTSENGVVEWVSAATLESGTITFTVDTVSASGYDYDSYLNTASSISIDTQEISNQSPVAVIDDGPVSAMEGDYIYFEGENSYDPDDGDTLSYEWEVGGKILSNDTFLIHEFSTAGTYEVVLRVEDDWGIVSEDKVTVTIEAESENDNFISVSSIEVEVRSWWRYSIGIARVKIVDQYGDSIENAVVSGAWSGVVSASRSGITADDGTVMLYSPWTRKSGEFVFSIDGVTASGYVYSSEDSVQVSDSIHN, from the coding sequence ATGAAAGGAAACTCCACCACAGCAAAGGCGATCGGCCTGATGATGATCGTACTGTTCCTGTTGAGCAGTACCGGATTTTTGTCAGCAAAAGAACAAAAAATGTACAAAACCGGGCTGCCCGAATTAACAGAAGAAGAACTCCAGTGGCAGAACAAACATATGCGCAAAGTCAAAAAAGTAAGATTAAACAAAATCGGGCTGGAGCGAGTCAACAAAAGGCGGGCAAAAAAAGGAAAGCGTAAAATAAAAAAAGGCGAAACGGATGTGCCTGCCGTCGGAAACGAACTTGAAGTGGTAACGGGTGCGGCTGCTTCTGTGGATAACTCTACTGACCTGCCGTCGGCAGACTATCCAGAGTATGTGGACAACAGCCAGTTAAAATATTTCCCTCCCATCCGGAGCCAGGGGTCATTGAATTCCTGCGGTGTTTTCAGCGGAACCTATTATACCATGACCCACATGTATGCCATGGCGAACAACCTGGATGCCAAAACCGGCGGAAATGCCGTGCGTCTCAGCCCCAAATGGACCTATAATATGGTCAACGGCGGCGGGAATAACGGGACCTGGTATTACTGGGCCTATGAAATCGGCCAGAAACACGGCTCAGCCACCTGGGAGGAATTTCCCTATGATTCCAACTACAAGGCCTGGAACCTGGATCCCGACACCTGGGAGAGCGCCTTATACCGACGGTTTGACCAGTACGGGTATGTGTTGAATACCCATCAGGATACAGGTATCGACCAGGTAAAGCAGATGCTGGTCAACGGCTATATCCTCAATATTCCGACCTATATTTACTCATGGGTTTACCAGACCATTGGAGATGACCCCTCCACCAGTGAAGACGATGCCTTTGTCGGCAAAAAATGTGTATCCTGGGTTAACGGCAGATCCGGATACCACGCCATGACTGTTGTAGGATATAATGATAATATCTGGGTGGATATCAACGGAAACAATGTCGTGGATTCCGGGGAAAAAGGGGCTTTCAGGATCGCCAATTCCTGGGGAACCGGCTGGGGCGAATCCGGCTTTGCCTGGATGTCCTATGACGCATTAAAAAATCCATCTGCTGTGTCCGGAGGCCCGTCAACGAACCGGATCTATGGATGGTATCCTTCCAGGGCCCACTGGATAACCGCCAAAACAGGATACCAGCCAAAGGTTATCGGAAAGTTTAAGTTAAACCACGCCAAACGGGATCATATCCGGATGACCCTGGGCACCTCAAACATCAACCAGTCAACGCCTTCCAGTGTGTGGGTTCCGGAAATGATCTATAACCAGGGCGGCGCATACGGATTTGACGGCACAACCAATGCCGTTGACGGCACCTTTGTTTTTGATTTTACCGATCTGATGCCTTCCGGCGGGGGCCTGGCGACCTGGTATCTGGGGGTACAGGATGATACGGCAGGCAGCGAGGCAACCCTTGGCACCTTTACCCTGATTGATGTTGCAAGCGGAAATACATTGATCGAAAGCCTGGAAGTGCCCCAGACCGTTGACGGTGACCAGGTTTATGCAGGCATTGATTATGATCCTTCCGGTGAAAATCTTCCGCCCACAGCCTTTGCAGATGCATCCGTATCTTCAGGACTTGCGAAGCTTGACGTCAGTTTTGATGGGTCATCTTCCTATGACAATGACGGAACAATTGACTCCTTTTCCTGGGATTTTGGAGACGGCGCATCCCAATCGGGAGCCCAGACTACGCACCGCTATGATCAGCCGGGAACCTACACCGCAACCCTTACGGTAACCGATAACAGCGGTGCCACAGATACCGATTCCGTTACCATTGCGGTTGAGGGGCGTGTTTATGTGTCGGATATTCAGGCAGTACTTGTTGTCGATGAAACAGGCCAGAAGGCACAGGTCAGTGTTGAAATCCTGGATCATAACCAGAATCCCGTGTTCGGCGCACAGGTTGCAGGGTCCTGGTCCGGGGGACTGATTGCAGGAAATGTATCCGGCACAACATCTGAAAACGGTGTGGTCGAATGGGTGTCCGCTGCAACGCTTGAATCCGGCACCATCACCTTTACTGTGGATACGGTTTCTGCATCGGGATATGATTATGATTCTTATTTAAATACCGCCTCATCCATCAGTATCGACACCCAAGAAATTTCTAATCAGAGCCCGGTGGCCGTTATCGACGACGGTCCGGTCAGCGCTATGGAAGGAGATTATATTTATTTTGAGGGTGAAAACTCGTATGATCCCGATGATGGTGATACCCTTTCCTATGAATGGGAGGTTGGCGGAAAAATCCTCTCAAACGATACATTTTTAATTCATGAATTTTCCACCGCCGGTACCTATGAGGTGGTTCTAAGGGTAGAAGACGACTGGGGAATCGTTTCCGAGGACAAGGTTACCGTAACTATTGAAGCAGAAAGTGAAAATGACAATTTTATATCCGTTTCCAGTATAGAGGTGGAGGTTAGGTCTTGGTGGCGCTACTCCATTGGGATTGCAAGGGTGAAAATCGTTGATCAATATGGGGATTCCATTGAAAACGCTGTTGTTTCGGGTGCCTGGAGCGGTGTTGTTTCGGCTTCTCGATCCGGAATCACGGCCGACGACGGTACGGTTATGCTCTACTCACCATGGACAAGAAAATCCGGTGAGTTTGTATTCTCCATAGATGGTGTAACCGCCTCAGGTTATGTATATTCGTCTGAAGATAGTGTTCAAGTATCGGATTCGATTCATAATTAA
- a CDS encoding radical SAM protein produces MAYINKQMLTAVVADEHGNIFELDGYAAAGMSGKDFFILTKSDTCRMPHGSELMLLPDRSPIVFNLVTDRFETLESNPFQPDQRIYPVGVFNSPGYVNLHFCAYDDFGMDTPLPLFSYGAVGFGKNNFRSAALQVDDEPRQDLRLMPIDQVQKGVEKYRKKYPDNRLMRHLEKCALEYGCPAGKNFFLGRYEAPLPTSVVCNARCLGCISLQTDNNLCACQDRISFIPDPEEIAGVALEHILKVEKAVVSFGQGCEGEPLTSADAIEKAIVLIREKTDKGTINLNSNASLPDRVERLCKAGLDSMRVSMNSVRKDCYTAYFRPKSYCFEDVVDSIKRARAKGRFVAINYLNCPGFTDCHQEKQALFDFIRNTDINMIQWRNLNFDPRHYIRIMENADPGGPPFGMANLIKDLSQTFPHLIHGYFNPPRQQF; encoded by the coding sequence ATGGCATATATTAATAAACAGATGCTCACAGCTGTGGTAGCTGATGAACACGGCAATATTTTTGAACTGGACGGATATGCGGCCGCAGGTATGTCCGGAAAAGATTTTTTTATTCTGACAAAATCCGATACCTGTCGTATGCCCCACGGCAGCGAATTGATGCTGCTGCCCGACAGATCGCCCATTGTATTTAACCTTGTTACAGACCGGTTTGAAACGCTTGAAAGCAATCCCTTCCAACCTGACCAGCGTATTTATCCGGTGGGCGTGTTCAACTCCCCGGGGTATGTCAATTTGCATTTTTGCGCTTATGATGATTTTGGCATGGATACCCCCTTGCCCCTTTTTTCCTATGGCGCCGTAGGATTTGGCAAAAATAATTTCCGGTCCGCAGCCCTTCAGGTGGATGACGAACCCCGGCAGGATCTGCGGTTGATGCCTATTGACCAGGTTCAAAAGGGGGTTGAAAAATACAGAAAAAAATATCCGGACAACCGGTTGATGCGGCATTTGGAGAAATGTGCCCTGGAATACGGGTGTCCTGCCGGCAAAAATTTTTTTCTGGGCCGGTATGAAGCCCCGCTGCCCACCTCCGTGGTCTGCAACGCCCGGTGTCTTGGATGTATCTCCCTTCAAACGGACAATAACCTTTGCGCCTGCCAGGACAGAATATCCTTTATCCCTGATCCCGAAGAGATTGCGGGTGTGGCCCTGGAACATATCCTGAAAGTTGAAAAGGCTGTGGTCAGTTTTGGTCAGGGGTGTGAGGGAGAACCGTTAACCTCGGCAGATGCCATTGAAAAGGCTATTGTTCTGATCCGGGAAAAGACCGACAAGGGCACTATCAACCTGAACTCCAATGCGAGTTTGCCCGACCGGGTGGAACGTTTGTGCAAGGCAGGTTTAGACAGCATGCGCGTGAGTATGAACTCGGTGCGCAAAGATTGTTATACCGCTTATTTCCGTCCAAAATCCTATTGTTTTGAAGATGTTGTGGACAGTATCAAAAGGGCCAGGGCCAAAGGCCGTTTTGTGGCAATCAATTATCTGAACTGCCCGGGATTTACAGATTGCCACCAGGAAAAACAGGCGCTTTTCGATTTTATCCGGAACACGGACATTAACATGATTCAGTGGCGCAATCTTAATTTTGACCCCCGGCATTATATCCGCATCATGGAAAATGCCGATCCCGGCGGGCCCCCCTTCGGCATGGCAAACCTGATAAAAGACTTGAGCCAAACCTTTCCCCATCTCATCCACGGCTATTTCAATCCACCCAGGCAGCAATTCTAA
- a CDS encoding cobalamin biosynthesis protein CbiA, protein MVPDISGIIIIAGNYGSGKSETAVNLAAVSRRAGKSVKLTDLDLVNPYFRSREAQKPLEDLGVEVVLPDKKYMHADLPILTPAVAGMIKNPAQVTILDAGGDDAGVTVLAALADVLKKSNIKLLQVINPLRPNTHDVQGCLKMKAQIEAASKLPVTGLISNANLLDETTPQIIYDGYNLVTRVSEATGLNIEFITASTRLLPQLDPERILCPILPIDRLLAPPWTRT, encoded by the coding sequence ATGGTACCCGACATCAGCGGCATCATTATAATAGCCGGCAATTACGGCAGTGGTAAAAGTGAAACGGCCGTCAACCTGGCTGCCGTTTCCCGGCGGGCGGGCAAAAGTGTCAAGCTAACGGATCTGGACCTGGTCAACCCTTATTTCAGAAGCAGGGAAGCCCAAAAGCCTTTGGAGGATCTGGGGGTGGAAGTGGTGCTGCCGGATAAAAAATATATGCATGCAGACCTGCCCATCCTGACCCCGGCCGTGGCGGGCATGATTAAAAACCCTGCCCAGGTGACTATTTTGGATGCAGGCGGTGATGATGCCGGTGTGACTGTTCTTGCCGCCCTGGCAGATGTGCTGAAAAAAAGCAATATCAAACTGTTGCAGGTCATCAACCCCTTGCGCCCCAATACCCACGATGTTCAAGGCTGCCTTAAAATGAAGGCGCAGATCGAAGCTGCCTCAAAATTGCCTGTCACAGGCTTGATTTCCAATGCCAATCTTCTTGATGAGACCACGCCGCAAATTATTTATGACGGCTACAATCTGGTGACCCGGGTATCCGAAGCCACCGGTCTGAATATTGAATTTATAACAGCGTCTACCAGGCTTTTGCCCCAACTGGACCCGGAACGGATCCTTTGCCCGATCCTGCCCATTGACCGGTTGCTGGCTCCCCCCTGGACACGCACTTAA
- a CDS encoding ferredoxin family protein, with protein sequence MDYKHIIDAERCKGCGLCVHFCPKDVLEITDKVNAKGHFPAFQARPEDCIYCAICCTMCPDVAITIVEEQSA encoded by the coding sequence ATGGATTATAAACACATTATTGATGCCGAAAGGTGCAAAGGGTGTGGCCTTTGTGTGCATTTCTGCCCGAAAGACGTGCTTGAAATCACCGACAAGGTAAATGCAAAAGGGCATTTTCCGGCCTTTCAGGCTAGACCTGAGGATTGCATTTACTGCGCCATTTGCTGCACCATGTGTCCGGATGTGGCTATAACTATAGTTGAAGAACAAAGTGCATAA
- the vorB gene encoding 3-methyl-2-oxobutanoate dehydrogenase subunit VorB, translated as MAKVLMKGNEAIGEAAIRAGCLNYFAYPITPQSEVAEYLSKRLPEVGGVFLQGESEVAVGYMIFGASGAGERVMTTSSSPGISLMSEAISYIAAAQCPAVFVNIMRGGPGLGGILPSQGDYFQATKGGGHGDYHLLVLAPDGVQEAVEMTMQAFTLAEKYRNPVMVMGDGMIGQMMEPVEFPDDLKTEPTNKDDWATNGMSTRKSKKPNLVKSLFLDSAELNQNNLNLKAKYEQMKKEDVQYELYNADGDYQILIASYGTMSRVCRTAIDMLKAEGIEVAMFRPKTLFPFPEKQVYDAAVKDSCKCVISIEMSMGQMVEDVQRCVMGKKPVEFYGECGGEIPSPEKIIEIVKELIG; from the coding sequence ATGGCTAAAGTCTTAATGAAAGGCAATGAAGCAATCGGCGAAGCCGCCATAAGGGCCGGCTGTCTAAACTATTTTGCATACCCCATCACGCCCCAGTCGGAAGTCGCCGAGTACCTGAGCAAGCGCCTGCCCGAAGTGGGGGGCGTGTTTCTCCAGGGCGAAAGTGAAGTGGCCGTAGGCTATATGATTTTTGGGGCCTCGGGTGCTGGAGAGCGTGTCATGACCACCTCATCATCTCCGGGCATCAGTCTGATGAGTGAAGCAATTTCCTATATTGCCGCGGCCCAGTGCCCGGCAGTCTTTGTTAATATTATGAGGGGTGGCCCGGGGCTAGGCGGCATCCTGCCGTCCCAGGGTGATTACTTTCAGGCAACCAAGGGTGGCGGCCACGGTGATTACCACCTGTTGGTCCTGGCACCGGACGGGGTCCAGGAAGCCGTGGAGATGACCATGCAGGCATTCACCCTGGCTGAAAAATACAGAAATCCCGTCATGGTCATGGGCGATGGCATGATTGGCCAGATGATGGAACCGGTGGAATTCCCCGATGATTTGAAAACCGAACCCACCAATAAGGATGACTGGGCCACCAACGGCATGTCCACCCGGAAAAGCAAAAAGCCAAATTTGGTGAAATCCCTGTTCCTGGACTCAGCTGAACTGAACCAGAACAACCTGAATCTCAAGGCCAAATACGAGCAGATGAAAAAGGAAGATGTTCAGTATGAGCTGTACAATGCAGACGGGGATTATCAGATTTTGATAGCAAGCTACGGCACCATGAGCCGCGTATGCCGCACCGCCATTGACATGCTCAAGGCCGAGGGTATTGAAGTGGCCATGTTCCGGCCCAAGACCTTATTCCCCTTTCCTGAAAAACAGGTGTATGATGCCGCAGTAAAAGACAGCTGCAAATGCGTTATCAGCATTGAAATGAGCATGGGCCAGATGGTGGAAGATGTCCAACGTTGTGTAATGGGCAAAAAACCGGTTGAATTTTACGGGGAATGCGGCGGTGAAATTCCGTCACCTGAAAAAATCATCGAAATCGTAAAAGAGCTGATCGGGTAG
- a CDS encoding thiamine pyrophosphate-dependent enzyme has product MGKTFSKPEALTDNHTHYCPGCTHGIVHRLVAEAIDELGIREKTVGIAPVGCAVLAYNYIDCDFQEAAHGRAPAMATGIKRVRPDLMVFTYQGDGDLASIGMGEIIHAANRGEKITVVFINNAIYGMTGGQMAPTTMPGQRATTAPAGRDVAQTGMPIRMANLMSEIVTPGYVTRQAVLKPQMVNKCKKAIKKAFQYQVDNTCFSFVEVISTCPTNWGMTPIDSLKWAEENLLPYYELGDYKTPEDA; this is encoded by the coding sequence ATGGGAAAAACATTTTCTAAGCCAGAGGCGTTAACAGACAATCACACCCACTATTGTCCCGGCTGCACCCACGGCATTGTCCACCGGCTGGTGGCCGAGGCCATAGACGAACTGGGTATCCGGGAAAAAACCGTGGGTATCGCCCCTGTGGGATGCGCTGTCCTGGCATATAATTACATTGACTGCGACTTCCAGGAAGCTGCCCACGGCAGGGCGCCTGCCATGGCAACCGGCATCAAGCGTGTACGCCCGGATCTGATGGTATTCACCTACCAGGGGGACGGGGACCTTGCCAGTATCGGCATGGGTGAAATCATTCATGCCGCCAACCGCGGCGAAAAAATCACAGTCGTCTTTATCAACAATGCCATTTACGGCATGACCGGCGGCCAGATGGCCCCCACCACCATGCCGGGGCAGCGGGCCACCACGGCTCCTGCCGGCCGTGATGTGGCCCAGACAGGCATGCCCATCCGCATGGCCAACCTCATGAGTGAAATTGTGACCCCGGGTTATGTTACCCGACAAGCCGTGCTCAAGCCACAGATGGTGAATAAATGTAAAAAGGCAATTAAAAAGGCATTCCAGTACCAGGTGGACAATACCTGTTTCAGCTTTGTGGAGGTGATTTCCACATGCCCCACTAATTGGGGCATGACGCCGATTGATTCCTTGAAATGGGCCGAAGAAAACTTGCTGCCTTACTATGAACTAGGCGATTATAAAACCCCTGAAGATGCCTGA
- a CDS encoding 2-oxoacid:acceptor oxidoreductase family protein, whose amino-acid sequence MQTEVKFAGFGGQGILLSAKLLAYAAMKQGYQVAWIPSYGPEMRGGTAYCTVVISDKLIGSPIIKSPSHLVAMNRPSLEKFDDTVKPGGIVFINSSLIPVRSQRKDVVELAVPVNDIAIEAGSVRAANIVALAAFAAKSKLVDLDLLKKCIKEEFAAKAKIIPLNMDAFDRGVAAAQA is encoded by the coding sequence ATGCAGACAGAAGTTAAATTTGCAGGATTCGGCGGCCAGGGCATTCTACTCAGTGCCAAGCTGCTGGCCTATGCCGCAATGAAGCAGGGATACCAGGTCGCCTGGATTCCCTCCTACGGACCTGAAATGCGGGGCGGCACCGCATATTGCACCGTTGTGATTAGTGACAAGCTCATTGGGTCACCCATTATAAAAAGCCCCTCCCACCTTGTGGCCATGAACCGGCCCTCCCTGGAAAAGTTCGACGACACCGTCAAACCCGGCGGGATTGTATTCATAAATTCATCATTGATTCCGGTTAGAAGCCAACGCAAGGATGTGGTTGAACTGGCGGTACCGGTCAATGATATTGCCATTGAGGCCGGATCTGTCAGAGCCGCTAATATCGTTGCCCTGGCCGCGTTTGCAGCCAAAAGCAAGTTGGTTGATCTGGATCTTTTAAAAAAATGCATCAAGGAAGAATTTGCCGCCAAAGCAAAAATTATTCCCTTGAACATGGATGCCTTTGACAGGGGCGTGGCTGCCGCCCAGGCATAA
- a CDS encoding acyl-CoA dehydrogenase has product MLFKLTDEQVMIQNMVREFSRKVVAPTAAERDKTKAFPAENLEQMGELGLMGMMIPEEFGGEAADAVSYVLALSEIAYSCASTAVVMSVQNSIVCESLNKFGTKEQKQEFLVPLASGEIIGAFALTEPDAGSDPVTQTTTAVKDGDGYVINGTKRFITSGENCSVVLVTAKTDETQGHKGISCFIVPKTTPGLIVGHHEDKMGLRASDTTDLIFENCRVPAANILSKEGDGFKIAMSGLDSGRIGIAAQAIGVAQAAFDAAIKYARKRKQFGVAITKHQAIRFQIADMATKIEAARQLILSAASMKDRGEKFTREASMAKLFASEMVQEVTAWAIQIHGGYGFTKDYPVERFYRDARVFTIYEGTSEIQRIVISNAELKDKRKP; this is encoded by the coding sequence ATGTTATTCAAGTTGACTGATGAACAGGTGATGATCCAGAACATGGTGCGTGAATTTTCACGCAAAGTGGTTGCCCCCACTGCTGCTGAACGGGATAAAACCAAGGCGTTCCCCGCAGAAAATTTAGAGCAGATGGGAGAGCTTGGACTGATGGGTATGATGATACCCGAAGAGTTTGGCGGGGAAGCCGCAGATGCTGTTTCCTACGTGCTGGCCCTGTCCGAAATCGCATATTCCTGTGCGTCTACCGCGGTGGTAATGTCGGTCCAAAATTCCATTGTGTGCGAATCGCTCAATAAATTCGGCACAAAAGAACAAAAGCAGGAATTTCTTGTACCCCTGGCCTCGGGGGAGATCATCGGAGCGTTTGCCCTGACTGAACCCGATGCGGGGTCTGATCCGGTGACTCAGACCACCACAGCCGTAAAGGACGGCGACGGGTACGTGATTAATGGTACCAAACGTTTTATCACCTCCGGGGAGAACTGTTCCGTGGTCCTTGTCACGGCTAAAACGGACGAGACCCAGGGACATAAAGGCATATCCTGTTTTATTGTACCCAAGACAACACCCGGGCTCATCGTAGGGCATCATGAAGACAAGATGGGGCTGAGGGCATCGGACACCACGGACCTGATTTTTGAAAATTGCCGGGTGCCGGCCGCCAATATTCTGAGCAAGGAAGGTGATGGGTTTAAAATCGCCATGTCCGGCCTGGACAGCGGCAGGATTGGTATTGCCGCTCAGGCCATTGGCGTGGCCCAGGCCGCCTTTGATGCCGCAATCAAGTATGCCCGGAAACGCAAGCAGTTTGGCGTGGCCATCACCAAACACCAGGCCATTCGTTTTCAAATTGCGGATATGGCCACAAAAATCGAGGCGGCCCGGCAGTTGATTCTTTCTGCGGCTTCCATGAAGGACCGGGGGGAAAAATTCACCCGGGAAGCCTCCATGGCCAAACTCTTTGCCTCTGAAATGGTACAGGAAGTCACGGCCTGGGCCATCCAAATTCACGGGGGATACGGGTTTACCAAAGATTACCCGGTGGAACGGTTTTACAGGGACGCCCGGGTATTTACCATCTACGAAGGCACCAGCGAAATTCAGCGCATTGTCATTTCAAATGCAGAACTTAAGGATAAGCGAAAACCCTAG
- a CDS encoding XRE family transcriptional regulator, whose product MAKNKEVTHVGVRIKRVRLDKKISLDAMANETGLSKDFIKKIESGEQRPSVGTLLQLSRTLQLDSGYLLKDPDDSVEARADAYTKRTDHYAYTPLCSGAENNHLKAFRIVVEAGERHEGVGFQHEGEEFAYVLDGAVEIQVGDHINTLKTGESLHFNSGIKHDLRNIGKNDAELIVVVYAP is encoded by the coding sequence ATGGCTAAAAATAAGGAAGTCACCCATGTCGGCGTCCGGATCAAGCGCGTCAGGCTGGATAAAAAAATAAGCCTGGACGCCATGGCCAATGAAACCGGGCTGTCAAAAGATTTTATCAAGAAAATTGAGAGCGGAGAGCAGCGTCCTTCGGTGGGAACGCTGCTCCAGCTCTCACGCACCCTTCAACTGGATTCAGGCTATCTGCTCAAGGATCCGGATGATTCCGTGGAAGCCAGGGCCGACGCCTATACCAAGCGCACGGATCATTATGCGTATACACCCTTGTGTTCCGGCGCTGAAAACAACCATTTAAAGGCATTCCGCATCGTTGTAGAAGCGGGTGAACGCCATGAAGGAGTTGGATTTCAGCATGAAGGCGAAGAGTTTGCCTATGTACTGGACGGGGCAGTTGAAATTCAGGTGGGGGATCATATCAATACCTTGAAAACAGGAGAATCCCTTCATTTTAATTCCGGGATCAAGCATGACCTGCGCAATATCGGTAAAAATGATGCCGAACTGATTGTGGTGGTCTACGCACCCTGA
- a CDS encoding branched-chain amino acid aminotransferase, which produces MELKVTRVSEPGTRPKDEDLGFGTIFTDHMFVMDYEKDKGWFNARIEPYGDFSMSPASMVLHYGQAVFEGLKAYKTADGKIQLYRARDNFARMNRSCQGLCIPEIDIDFVMDALKQLLKLEQAWIPETMGTSLYIRPTIVATDPFLGVRASYTYKFFIILSPVGSYYAQGLQPVKIWVCEDHVRAVRGGVGEFKTPGNYAASLLAGEKAKKEGYNQVLWLDGIELKYIEEVGAMNIFFLINGELITPMLNNSILPGITRFSVIDLAKKWGIKVSERKLGIDEVIAAADDGSLQEMFGSGTAAVVSPVGEIRYKDRIINIGDGKPGDTCMKLYNALTAIQYGNAEDTEGWIEVVE; this is translated from the coding sequence ATGGAACTTAAAGTTACCCGGGTATCGGAACCAGGCACCCGGCCCAAGGATGAAGACCTGGGATTTGGCACGATCTTTACCGACCATATGTTTGTCATGGATTATGAAAAGGATAAGGGATGGTTCAATGCCCGCATTGAACCCTACGGCGATTTTTCCATGTCGCCGGCAAGCATGGTACTGCATTACGGGCAGGCCGTATTTGAGGGCCTGAAAGCCTATAAAACAGCGGACGGAAAAATTCAACTCTACAGGGCCCGTGATAATTTTGCCCGTATGAACCGTTCCTGCCAGGGCCTTTGCATTCCTGAAATTGATATCGATTTTGTCATGGATGCGCTTAAGCAGCTGCTCAAGCTCGAACAAGCCTGGATTCCCGAAACCATGGGAACGTCTTTGTACATCCGGCCCACCATAGTGGCCACCGATCCTTTCCTTGGTGTCAGGGCATCCTATACATACAAATTTTTTATCATTCTTTCCCCTGTGGGATCATACTATGCCCAGGGTTTGCAGCCTGTCAAAATATGGGTCTGCGAGGACCATGTCAGGGCCGTGCGCGGCGGTGTCGGCGAGTTCAAAACGCCAGGGAATTATGCCGCCAGTCTGCTGGCCGGGGAAAAGGCGAAAAAAGAAGGATATAATCAGGTCCTGTGGCTGGATGGTATAGAACTTAAATATATTGAAGAAGTCGGGGCCATGAATATTTTCTTTCTTATTAATGGCGAACTGATTACCCCAATGCTGAACAACAGCATCCTGCCCGGCATTACCCGTTTTTCAGTCATTGATCTGGCCAAAAAATGGGGCATCAAGGTCAGTGAGCGCAAACTCGGTATTGATGAGGTCATTGCCGCTGCTGACGATGGCTCTTTGCAGGAAATGTTCGGCTCAGGGACCGCTGCTGTTGTTTCCCCTGTAGGAGAGATCCGCTATAAAGACCGGATCATTAATATCGGTGATGGCAAACCCGGTGACACATGCATGAAATTGTATAATGCCCTGACCGCCATTCAGTATGGAAACGCCGAAGATACCGAAGGCTGGATTGAAGTTGTAGAGTAA